The Glycine soja cultivar W05 chromosome 9, ASM419377v2, whole genome shotgun sequence sequence CACTAACTGAGGGgtcattttcatttctttgcTTTTACCCCACAGCACCATGTACAAGCCACACACAATTAGCACCCCTCCAATTACActgaaaatgtttaaaaaaaccAAATCATAAAATAGTAAGCTGAACATGATTTCGAGATAAGCTATAGGTACAAGCTATTTGTAGAGAATTATAATGTCATCTGAATTAAATAATGGTGCacaaaaatatgaaatgatCTTAGCGCATACCTTCCTACATATAGGTTTTCATCCAACATCATGGAAGCAAAAATAGCCACTATAACAAGTGACAAAGGGCTGAAAACCAATGCATACAATGGACCTCTAAGCCTTACACACCAAGCAGTGACAATTAAAACTAATCCAGAGACCACAATTCCCTGccacaatattttaatttattaataattaattattggtATACTAATTCACCATCCATTGTtatataattatgaaattaGCATACCGAAAAAGCTGAAGTTAGAAGCCTAATATTCCAGCCCAACTTCCATTGGCTCCAATCCTTCTCAATACAGAGTGCAAAGATTGTGGCTTGTATTGCCCCCATTGAGGTCATCAACGTTGTACACGAGTGAGGCCTTGGGTATTCTTTACTCATCTTAGTTTACAACCACCAAAGAAAAAATCACAATAACTTCATCAAGTATTTCGTACACAAGCACAAAGTTTTTCCGTAATAGAGCttcatcaagtaataattattaataatgttcCAATGTTCCATATTCTTTCAAGCTTAAAGCACATTATAATATGCTCTACCTGGATATTagtttttatacaaatattataatCTTAACCACAGGAAGTTGTATGCATTGAACAGGGATAAAGATTACCCCAAAAAGAATATGAGATAAAACTATTACATCCCAATCAGGATTTTTTGTATCCAAGAGAACAAGGACAATATCAAACCTACTTAATAAAGGACCAGAGATAGAGGAAGtatatatcaattattaatCCCTCACTTcattattgaaatttttaataacCCGTTAGAACAAGAATCCCCCCTTTTtgtaaagagaaaaagaaataaccCCCTCGGGCGAAAATTACTGAACGTGCTAAAACTACAAAcagttttttcataaaaattgagATGAGAAACGATTGTGGTATCAGGTGAGAGTGTTGGAGAATCTGTCGGCGACAAAAGCAGAGAGAACCTTGACGTTAGAGATTCAAATTGGTGGAAGTTAGCTAGCTAGGGTGTTCAACTGCGGAAAGCTTGTTCCTTAATTAGAAGTGAGATGACCGAACAAGATGAAAAAACAAGATCTCTAACgtcaaagtaaagaaaaaaaaaaaagaaaaaaaaaatttgaaatggaaaaaaggataagaagaaagaaagaagtagTAGTAAGAACCGGTGATGAGGGCTTTAATCAAAGTAGCTCTGCGACCcttgaaatcccttaagacctCTTCGACGGGGAGGGAAAGAACTGAGTTGTATTAACTGGATTTGATAAAAGTCCATCGAGCCCATTACAAACTCGAcacttaaacaaaaataattgcaGAAAACACAATCTAAAATCACGTTTTCAAccgtttatttttattttattttttacgaaAATAAAATCCCAGCAAGAAcgaattacaaattaaaaaaaaaaatatcattgaacTATGCAACAAACCTTAAGAGCTTCACTAACAGGAACCAAACCTCCATTTGCAAGCTCGATGTAGCAACTTGgaaaaacacaattcaaaaaACACAAAGGCAGAACTCCAATCTCATTtcaaaaatagagaaaacaatACAACTAAAACTACAACAtcgaagaggaaaaaaataaaaaataaggttcTAACATTTCTCAGCTTCTCAGTATTCCTCGTTGCCATCTTCAGCTTCAACAGAGAATAAAGGACATCTGGATGTTTCGGAAGAGGATAAGCTCTTCTGAAAGCTTCTAGAAGTTAGTGGAGGCGTTCCACACCCGCCATCCTCTCCTTCGTGTCCTTCGCACATGACATTTCCAGTGCTTCATCCATTTCTTTCTTCGATTAGATCTGAAGAAGAGTGAACCACCTTCTTCAGAGTCCGTTGCTTGGGTCGAGTTCGACGTCCCCGAGGTCAAGGTTTTCGCTATCGTCAATGCATGTTAATTGTGGCGATGAAATTTTAGGGTTCTTTCTCTACTACGAGTGTGAGCTTGAGCGTGAGTGAGTGTGTGAATAAATGAGACGCGGGTAGTTTTGTTGAAAGAGAAATGAAACTATGATGGTCTTAGGAAAAACCACCATGGAACGCAGGTTTTTAATATGGTTTTTATATACTCGTCTTTGTTAAAGtcatatatattacaaaattgtcactgcAATCAAATTTAAGACGGTTCAATAGGGACTGTTGTCGTTTTTGCGTCATAAAATGTAGCATTTTTAGTAGTGAGGGGATATCTTAGCTCTATTTATGAAGAGCAGAGAGTGGTGAGCCACAAgttacaataactttttcacAAATTAATGATGACTAGTTTATTTATAGGTATGCCTATGAGATTAACAATTTGATATtcaataactaataataaaatttaaataactaacaatagaatttaaataattgtcgtattttgaatataattattaatgtcatcattatcatatttaatattttatttttaattttttatatatttttttat is a genomic window containing:
- the LOC114368329 gene encoding WAT1-related protein At1g68170-like → MGAIQATIFALCIEKDWSQWKLGWNIRLLTSAFSGIVVSGLVLIVTAWCVRLRGPLYALVFSPLSLVIVAIFASMMLDENLYVGSVIGGVLIVCGLYMVLWGKSKEMKMTPQLVSSDKENFEPSTVVVVIATLDYDNSDYDNNNHT